GCACGAACGCGCAGGACAGCCCGCCCAGCCCGAGGACCTCGTCGACGTCGCCCACCTGGTGACCGCGTACTACACCGGGGTGCCCGACCCGGACGTGGTCGACCAGCAGGTGGCGTTCGGCACCAGCGGCCATCGCGGGACGTCGCTGACGACGTCGTTCAACGAGGCGCACATCCTCGCCACCACCCAGGCGATCTGTGAGTACCGCCGCGAGCAGGGCATCGACGGCCCGCTGTTCATCGGCCGGGACACCCACGCCCTCAGCGAACCGGCATGGGCGACGGCGCTGGAGGTGCTGGCCGGCAACGGCGTGACCACCATGGTCGATGCGGCGGACCGCTTCACCCCGACGCCCGGCCTGTCCCACGCCATCCTGCGGGCCAACGCGTCACGCGGGACCCATCAGGGCCAGGCCGACGGCATCGTCGTCACGCCGTCCCACAACCCGCCCACCGACGGGGGGTTCAAGTACAACCCGCCCCACGGCGGGCCGGCCGACACCGACGCCACGTCGGTGATCGCGGCGCGGGCCAACGAGATCGTCCGCGACGGCCTGGGCGACGTGAAACGGGTCGCCTTCGCCGAGGCCCGGTCCGCAGCGAACGCCTACGACTACATGGGCACCTACGTCGACGACCTGCCTGCCGTGGTGGACATCGACGCGATCCGCGACGCAGGGGTGCGCATCGGTGCCGACCCGCTGGGTGGCGCGGCGGTGGACTACTGGGGGGCGATCGCCGAGCGGCACGGCCTGGACCTGACGGTCGTCAACCCGCTGGTGGACCCGACGTGGCGGTTCATGACCCTCGACTGGGACGGGAAGATCCGGATGGACTGCTCCTCGCCGTCGGCGATGGCCAGCCTGGTCGCGCAGAAGGATGCCTACGACGTCGCCACCGGCAACGACGCCGACGCCGATCGCCACGGCATCGTCACGCCCGACGCCGGTCTGATGAACCCCAACCACTTCCTCGCCGTGGCCATCCAGCACCTCTTCGGTGGCGCCCGACCGGGGTGGCCGGAGACGGCGCGGATCGGCAAGACGCTGGTGTCCTCCTCGATGATCGACCGGGTCGCGGCGGGACTCGGGCGGCCGATGGTCGAGGTGCCCGTCGGCTTCAAGTGGTTCGTGCCCGGATTGATCGACTCCTCCTTCGGCTTCGGGGGAGAGGAGTCGGCCGGCGCGTCGTTCCTGCGGATGGACGGCACGACGTGGACGACGGACAAGGACGGGATCATCCTCTGCCTGCTGGCCGCGGAGATCATCGCGCGGACCGGCCGCAGCCCCAGCGAGCACTACGCCGACCTCGTCGAGCAGCACGGCGCCCCGGCGTACGCCCGCATCGACGCCCCGGCGACCCGTGAGCAGAAGGCCGCGCTCAAGCAGCTGTCCGCGGATGCGGTGACGGCCACCACACTGGCGGGGGAGGAGATCACCGCCAAGCTGACCGAGGCGCCGGGCAACGGCGAGGCCATCGGCGGCCTCAAGGTCACGACGGCGTCGGCGTGGTTCGCCGCGCGGCCATCGGGGACCGAGGACGTCTACAAGATCTACGCCGAGTCCTTCCGCGGCGCCGACCACCTGGCGGAGGTGCAGGCCGCCGCGAAGGACGTGGTGTCCGCGGCCATCGGCTGACCTGCGGTTCTGCTGGAGCGGGTGAGGGGAATCGAACCCCTGTAGCTAGCTTGGAAGGCTAGGGTTCTACCATTGAACTACACCCGCGGGGGAGGGGAGTGTAGCGCGTCGCCCGGGCCAGTCCGAACCGGTTGCGGCCGCCGTGTTCCTGATCGGTCCCGACACCTTCTGGACAGGTCGGGTTTGGCAATGTCGGTTTCCAGCCATCCTTCGCCCAACTGGGTACGAACCTGAAAGGGCGGGACGCCTCCATGGCAAAGGGAAAGACGAGACCGATGGAAGAACTGACGCGCCGACACGCGATGTGGATCGCCCGAGCGATGGCTCGCACCGACGGCAGCCCCCTCACCGCGAACGACATCGTGGCCCTCGAAGAGGCCTGCGTACCCCGCCGGGTCGAGGCAGGCGAAGTGCTGATCGCCAGCGGCGACGTGGTCGACGAGGTCCACATCGTCCGTGACGGCGCGGTCCACCTGACCGTCCGCAACCCCACGCTCGGCCGCCAGACCATCGGCCTGGTCGAACCCGGCGGCGTCATCGGTGACGTGGCGGTGTTCCTCGGCCACACGATGCCGTTCGACGCGATCGCCGACAGCGACTCCACCGTCCTGACAATCACCCGCGAACGCCTCCTGTCTCTCCTCGCAGGGTCGCCGTCGCTGTCGCTGCGCTGGATCACCTCGGTGTCCAAGCGACACGACGAGATCCAGCGTCGGCTGGTCACGCTGCTGACCAAGGACCTGTCCGCCCAGATCGCCACGCTCCTCATGGACCACCGCGTCGAGGAAGACGGCGCCTGGATGGTCAAGATGCCGCACCAGACCATCGCCCACCTGCTGGGTGCCCGTCGCCAGTCCGTCAGCCGTGTGCTCGGGCAGATGCGTCGTGCCGGCCTGGTCCGCTCCCGGTACGGCGCCGTGGAAATCCTCGACCTGAGCGGCGTCGCCGACGCCGCCGGCATGGACGACCTCGACATCGAGATCGGCCTTCCCGACTAGCTTCCGCCACCCCCCGTGCGACGTCCCGGTCCCCTCGGCCGGGACGTCGCCAATTCTCTGGCGCTCCGACGACCATGGTGATCCCCGGACGATCACCGGGGTGCCGGCAGCCCCAGGAGCGGACCCACCACCCGGTCCAGCACGTCGGCGATGACGGCGTCGCCCTCGACGTCCGGCAGCTGGATGGCCAGCCGGACAGCGGCGCCGGCGAGGTGTGAGGCCAGGAACGCACGACGTTCCAGGTCGGCCGGAGCCACCTGCGGCACCACGGACGCGAGCGCCTGCGCCAGCAGATGACCGTTGGTGCGGCTGTCGTCGATGTCGAGCTGGGCGAGGGCCGGGTCGGCCACAGCTGCGCCCCACACGGCCGCGAACGCGTCGTCCTGGCGATAGAGCGCCCAGTACGCGTCAAGCGCGCGAGCGACCGCCGCGCGGGCGTCATCGGGCCCCTCGATCCCGTCCCCCAGGGCGTCGGTCAACCGCTGGCGGACGACCTCGGCGTAGTGCTCGGCAAGCACGCGGACGATGGCCTGCTTGGACGGGAAGTAGCGATAGATGGAGGGGAGGGAGACCTCGGCCGCCGTCGCCAGCCCGCTCATGGTCATCGCATCGATGCCCTCGGCGGCGATACAGGTGATGGCCGCATCGAGGATCTGCTCGACCCGCTGCCGGCTGCGGTCCTGCTCGGGCACACGCCGGGCTCCAGCGGCGTCGGGGTCGACTGACATCGCGGCAATCCTCGCACAGCCCTTGACGTGACACTCAATCATGTATTGAGTGAACGTGACATAGTTTCACGTCTGATGGAGGTTCGTCCATGATCCGCACTGCAGCCGTTGTCGGTGCCGGCCCGAGCGGCCTGCTCGCGGCACGAGCGCTCCGGGCAGAGGGCATCGAGCCGACGATCTTCGAGCGTGGCCCCGATGTGGGGGGAATCTGGAACATCGATGCGCCCGGGTCGCCGATGTACGAGTCGGCGCACTTCATCTCCTCGCGCACGCAGTCGGGGTTTCCCGGATTCCCCATGCCCGAGGACTACCCCGACTACCCCGACCACCGACGAATCCTGGCGTACATCCGAGACTTCGCCGAGGTGTGGGGCCTTCGTCGCCACCTGCGAACCAACACCGTCGTGGAGCACGCGGCACCGACGCCCGAGGGGGCCTGGACGGTGACCACGGCCGGGGCGGCCCCAGAGGTGTTCGACGCCCTCGTCTGCGCCAACGGCGTCACGTGGGAGCCGAACGTTCCGGACCTGCCGGGTGCCGACACCTTCAGCGGTGAGCTCAGACACTCCCGGACCTACCGCGACCCCTCGGAGTTCGACGGAAGGCGCGTGGTGATCGTGGGGGCGGGCAACAGCGGAGTGGACATCGCCTGCGACGCGGCCCGTTCCGCTGCTCGTGCCGTCCTGTCGATGCGGCGGGGCTACTGGTTCGTGTCCAAGCACCTGTTCGGCATTCCCACCGACGTGATCGTCGCTGATCCACCGCCGATCCCGATCCCTCATCGGGTGGAGACCTGGGCGCTGGAGGCCTTGCTGAAGGTCGTCGTCGGCAAGCCACAACGCTTCGGCTTGCCCGCCCCGGACCACCATGTCCTGGAGA
The nucleotide sequence above comes from Euzebya pacifica. Encoded proteins:
- a CDS encoding TetR family transcriptional regulator; translated protein: MSVDPDAAGARRVPEQDRSRQRVEQILDAAITCIAAEGIDAMTMSGLATAAEVSLPSIYRYFPSKQAIVRVLAEHYAEVVRQRLTDALGDGIEGPDDARAAVARALDAYWALYRQDDAFAAVWGAAVADPALAQLDIDDSRTNGHLLAQALASVVPQVAPADLERRAFLASHLAGAAVRLAIQLPDVEGDAVIADVLDRVVGPLLGLPAPR
- a CDS encoding flavin-containing monooxygenase, with translation MIRTAAVVGAGPSGLLAARALRAEGIEPTIFERGPDVGGIWNIDAPGSPMYESAHFISSRTQSGFPGFPMPEDYPDYPDHRRILAYIRDFAEVWGLRRHLRTNTVVEHAAPTPEGAWTVTTAGAAPEVFDALVCANGVTWEPNVPDLPGADTFSGELRHSRTYRDPSEFDGRRVVIVGAGNSGVDIACDAARSAARAVLSMRRGYWFVSKHLFGIPTDVIVADPPPIPIPHRVETWALEALLKVVVGKPQRFGLPAPDHHVLETHPIVNTAVLHHISHGDLEPKPDVARLDGEHVVFTDGSRVQADLVLLATGYQHAIPYLDEHLLPWDGGRPQLYLNLFPRDLPTLAVVGMIEFASAAYGHFDHMAQLVAGVLALSDDDPRRKVAAELRRTHQPDLRGGHHYVDSPRHANYVEAETYEKVLDDVRTRIGLNPWRDWVDAPVPSRPSTVG
- the pgm gene encoding phosphoglucomutase (alpha-D-glucose-1,6-bisphosphate-dependent) yields the protein MTHERAGQPAQPEDLVDVAHLVTAYYTGVPDPDVVDQQVAFGTSGHRGTSLTTSFNEAHILATTQAICEYRREQGIDGPLFIGRDTHALSEPAWATALEVLAGNGVTTMVDAADRFTPTPGLSHAILRANASRGTHQGQADGIVVTPSHNPPTDGGFKYNPPHGGPADTDATSVIAARANEIVRDGLGDVKRVAFAEARSAANAYDYMGTYVDDLPAVVDIDAIRDAGVRIGADPLGGAAVDYWGAIAERHGLDLTVVNPLVDPTWRFMTLDWDGKIRMDCSSPSAMASLVAQKDAYDVATGNDADADRHGIVTPDAGLMNPNHFLAVAIQHLFGGARPGWPETARIGKTLVSSSMIDRVAAGLGRPMVEVPVGFKWFVPGLIDSSFGFGGEESAGASFLRMDGTTWTTDKDGIILCLLAAEIIARTGRSPSEHYADLVEQHGAPAYARIDAPATREQKAALKQLSADAVTATTLAGEEITAKLTEAPGNGEAIGGLKVTTASAWFAARPSGTEDVYKIYAESFRGADHLAEVQAAAKDVVSAAIG
- a CDS encoding Crp/Fnr family transcriptional regulator, with protein sequence MEELTRRHAMWIARAMARTDGSPLTANDIVALEEACVPRRVEAGEVLIASGDVVDEVHIVRDGAVHLTVRNPTLGRQTIGLVEPGGVIGDVAVFLGHTMPFDAIADSDSTVLTITRERLLSLLAGSPSLSLRWITSVSKRHDEIQRRLVTLLTKDLSAQIATLLMDHRVEEDGAWMVKMPHQTIAHLLGARRQSVSRVLGQMRRAGLVRSRYGAVEILDLSGVADAAGMDDLDIEIGLPD